The Pichia kudriavzevii chromosome 3, complete sequence nucleotide sequence TATCTAGATGAGGGGGTGCTTCTTTTACCGTTTATTCTCTAAAGGGAAAGCTGCAGACAAACGATTCCTATTGCAGGTTGTTGGGAATTCTTTGTAATTAAGCAAATCCATgatagaaaataaaaaaaatttcacctgaaaattgaaaaaaaaaagcaaaaactaaaagagagaaaaaaaaaaggaaagggAAAATCCCAAAATTCCTCGCCAGATTGAGAAAACTGGTTTTTGCTATTCATAGAACCCGAGACTGGAATCAGCTATTGATAATTGGCATTACTTTGGCTAAGATACCGCAACGCCGCAACGCCGCCTAGCAGATAGTCTTGGTGCTTCACTTCATAGACAAACGGTTTAGCAGGAAAACAGGTCAAACCAGCCTGTGAAGTCTCAGTATAGCCACAACAAGTCCAGCCATGCCAAGTCCTCCAATTGTGCCCATAGCTTTCAGTCCAGCTCGAGATACAGGCAACTCCAGCAGCCCATCGAATCTGTCCTCCGAGTCGTCTACGCCAAGTCGTTCACGGATCTCAAGTCGGGTTTTCAGTGGAAGCGTGAGAGGTTCCAGGACCCCGTCGTTGATTATCCCGGTGGTCTCTACATCGGGAACTGCAGAGGAGCTCGAGAAGGACAACGATTTAGTTGACATTGATGTGAATCTAAACGACGCAGAAACAATCCAAGAGACCGACTCGCAACCAGGGTTCTTCAATGAACCATCTTCTCCAAAACTACCTGCTCGGCCGCCAGCTACCCCAAAGAGGCCGAACGCCAATGATTTCAAACCGGAGTCGCCTGAGGAATACGGTATGGAGAGAGTAGAGGGGCTGGAGTTTTCCCCGGCTTCAATTCATACTTCCAAGACACGGCATAGTGCACGCCATGATGATGGAAACGATATGGGTGAAACGCTCGATTCTGTTTTGGGTAAGCACTCCGATTCTGAACCTATCAGTGTTcaaaatgagaaatatTTGATTGCAAATAGAGAgaatcaaatcaaacatgTTGTTGCACTGTTACAAAAAGCCAACCTCGTGGTTCCAGATGGCGTTTATTTCCAGAAACTGCGCTCATCAAACTCCTACATTGAAGTTGAGAGTGAACTACAAGCAGGTTCTTACGATACAGGAGACTTCCCGACACTTTTCACACTACTATTGAACTCACTACGAGTTGCTGAAACTGCCTTCTCACATGCTTCGAAGCTCAACCCACAAACGGAAAAGAAGCTAGATACAACAATTGCCGGATTGCCATTTTTGGTAAACTCTTCGTCCGAGCAAAAGGCTAGATTCAAATCAGATATCTCGAGCATCTACTCTGTACTTGAGACTATTGGTGAGCTCAGTATAGATGAATACGTAGATATAAACACCAATTCGGTGGCTACAGTGAATCTAAATGCTTTGGTTGCTGCATTTGTGTTTAGGTTTGCATCTAAGAATATACTACCCCAGGCATTGGTTCTTGCACTGTTGCTAGATACATTCATCGTTAAGGTATCTGAAGAATCTAAagaattttcatttttactCTTGCGTGCAGTTGAAGAATCGGACCCGTCGTTCTTCTTATACGAGAAGAACCCGTTGGGATATGTTAATTCTTTAATCCAGTCGAACGAGTTTTGGTTGAATTTGGTTGAACAACTATTTACAAATGATAAGGTCTCTAATGTGCATCCATTGGGGTTAACCATAACCCTTCGTAATATTGTTATACATGGAACGAATTCACTTGTTGAAGTGATTGTTGGTTTAAAGAATCAGCTCGAAATATTTGGTGGTGATATTAGTAAAGTTGATGGTCCACCTCTTCCTGTGCATTGTAATATACTACGGTATCACAGGGAGTATACTATTCTCAATGATTCTGCAGCGTCCCAATTGACTAGTCATACTTTAGAGAAACTATCCGCAAAACACGACGAATTGGAGTCAATTTTATCGAGGAAGAAACACGCGTATGATGAACTGTTAAATAACTATAAACAGTTGAATGAGGAAAAGATGTCAGTATCTTCCAAAATTAACAAGCATAAAGtggaaaacgaaaaattGGCGGCACTCAAACGCCAATTGGCTGCCCAGGTAGAACAGGCGTTAGGCCAATTTGACGTGATAAAGCAAACGATGGAGAAGAATCGCCGTGTTCAAGAACTCAATGAGACAATGGTAAAGGAGATCGATCGCctgaagaaggaaaacaagaaactgaaaagttGAGCTTGCTGCAACTGATAAACCTTGGTTCTAATTTATGTATGTACATGTATTTATGTGATTATCGTGTCGATATTGTAATGTTTGATAGTTGAAACTGTAGAAGATCACCAATGAGCCatccaaaggaaaagaaaacgtTAGCTGGATTTTTACTTCCTAGACGTACACCCTGGAAGAAACTGATTAGGCGAGAAAGTAAATTACcatttttcatgttcatGAATCTCgttttgaataaaataCATGTGAGGAAAACAAGTCTGCCACGTTGCCAACTAAGAACACACCATAGTGAAACGTTAGCAGCAAAAAGCATACCCAACACTAAAACATGAGGTTAACAACTATAATTCACAGTGCCTTTGCTTTGATAGCCACACTATTATCGTGTTTTTGTTGCACATGCCATGCCATTGCTATTGGCAAAGGTCTCATTAGAATTGATGACCAGAATTTCAGTATCAGAGAGACCGGCGTGCCATTGAACCTTACAGACACCAGACTATCCATTGCATTTACAATTTTGAGAGATGGTGATTCTTCTGAGTTTGTAAACCCAAAACAAGTGATGGTGTCCCTGTCCAGCCCAAACATAGGGTCCGAATTCTATCTACATCCACATCTAATTGAGGGCAAGATCTACGAATCCAACATCTTGGTCAGCGATATCtcttcatttcttctttctgcagaagaaatcaaggtCACTGTAATTACGGGGGACCCAGATACTACTTACAACGATATTATCAGCTTGGGAAGCATTAGACCATCTGCGAAGCTTAGACAGAACAAACATGTTGAATACCCAGATAGATTCCAGGCTAAACCTGAAATCCATCATATTTTCAGAGAGCCTCCAAAGAGTTTGCCAACTTTTGTCACTTTACAGTTCTCCCTTCTTTTATTCACCCTATTGGCAgtattatttttctcatGGAGGTATTTTAATGCGGtcaactttgaaaatttggGTAAGTTGTCACCGTTCACATTTGCTTTTTTGGCTACAATAGCGCTTTTTGAATACTATTTCTATGATTATTATCTTGGAGCATCTATATTCACGACTCTGTACAGGGTCGCAATTACAGGAATAGTTGCACTGTTTTTTGGATCAAAAGCATTGAATAACCTGTATTCCTTGAGAATGGAGGATAACCGTAAAACTGTTTAAATTATGCAGGGAAATAAAGTATATacattaaaaaaaaattgtattAGCAATCAGTAAATGTATTCTCTAACCATCTATAATAATTACCTTTAAATCTCATTAAATTAGGGAGATACATACCAATTATAATCTTCCCTGCAATCAACCCCATCGGTATAACACTATACGTTCGACTATCAACAGAATCACTCAAGTTATCACCAGTTACCCAAACATGTCCATCAGGCACAATAATATACATATCATAAGGATCACGATCCCAtcctttttcaactttgaGTTCCTTAAATCGAGAATTGAATTCTTCTAGCTTAGAACCTTGTAGAGCCTCATTCTTCCCCTTGCCATCAGTGATTCTGTCACCATTTGTGCAGTCTATATTGTGAGCactgttttttttcgtaGCATCCATATAGTTTGTTCGCAATCTTTCAATGTTATCTCGACTCGGATCAAGTAAGACAACGTCTCCCGGCATTCCCGTAATTCGTTTACATACCCAACTATCTGGCTGTGTTGGTTTCCGTGCTACTATCAAGTCACCCATCTGTATATCGTTGCCATTCTTGTAATGCTTATCAACCACACAAAAATCATTGTGCACTTGGAGTGTCGGTAGCATGCTTGCTCCCTCAGTTTGCGAAATTTCGTAGCATGAAGACGTAAACAGATGTAATGCCGCTATCGACCTAATAGATAGCGATGCTATCCGAGTCAAGTCCTTTATTATCGAACTCATATTTTCCGATGGATCTTAAGTAATATAACTAGGGGGTTTTGACTTCCccaattattttttcatcaatagtCATTTGTTGTTAGTCGAACGCACATGTCATTGGAGTTTCTTCAAAGTCTACTGGAATTCGCGGAGAATCGGTTAGCTATAAACATCAAATCCATTTGCAATCACAGTTTTaggaaagaagaaattacacaacaaaaataacTATTTAGATACTATTATATCGATATAGGTGCCTATAAGTTTAGCCTGCTCAAAATTTCACTTGCCAAGGACTTGTATAACCATGTATTACCACTAACTTTCTTGAATTGGATACCGTACAAGCCAACCAATGGAACTTTCACAAtatgaatttcaaatttaagTGGTGTCTTGGAGCTTCTACTTTTGGTACATGCACTCTCTTGGGCACCACCTATAGTTGGTGATCTAATGTAATTCTGTTGCTCCAATCTGCTGGAAACTAGCATATCACTTGCCCCATTTGTATCATCCAGCGTTAGAGACTCAGAACTATCATCCGTGGAGTGGCGGTTCAAATTTGCAGGTGCCGGTGTATTTGGAATATTATACTCAACATTATAATTTTGGCCATCTGTAGATACAACAATCTTTTCACCTTTTCTTGGACCCAGGATACCATTACCCAGGGAAAATTTCCTCCTATGACCAAAGTTCGACTTAGACGGTGTAACTACAGAAGAGTTGGATAATCTATCAGAAGAATTGTAGCTAGTTGTATCTACTGCATGTTGGTCGTTAGTTAAGGAGCCCTTAGATTTCAGTCCATTTGAAGATGTGTCGCTAAGAGTCGGAGTTTTCAAACCATCAGTGTCATTAGTTTTATTTAAATGGCCCTCATGATCAACGTAGTTGCTATTACCGTTATTATCATCCATAACGTTGTCAATTCCTGGTTGGTGATATTGTTGCTCATGAATAGACTTTGCTGGACTAGATATTGAGCTTGCCCTAGTATGTGATTTGAATGGTTTCTTTGGTGAATCAATAATTGATGGGTAATGCACACATATGAACCCACCTTTCACTTCAACGAATTTAACACCCAATTGAGGTAATACAGTTATAATGTCGTATCTGATTATAGGTAAAGGTTTGGTAGATGTCGTTTGGACAGAAAAGAAACCCTTAAGAAACAAGGTTTTCGGATACTCAATGGATGGCATCGAATTGGGTGGTGCCTTCtcaaattgttcaataatCTCTTTATCGGTAAGCTTTGCCATTGGTTTCTCGTTATCGTCAAATACAATGTTGTCCATCTCATCGTCAAAGAATCCATCATAGTCAGTTCCATTTGTATTGAAGCTTGGCAATGGTGGTGCGTTCTTGTCGACAGTGTAAGTGCCTGATTTAGTGAAAGTAAGAGAATGTTTCCTGGAATGACCCATGGAATTAGCTCTAGCCGATGGATGGTATTTACGCATACTTGAGGAATGTTGAAGTGGTTTTTGATCTTGACGTTGCATATTTTCAGGATTGAAGATAGAGGCAGTGTAAGCTGATGTAGCACGTTGATGATGAGGTATATGCTTTCTTGTAGCCGAAGACATGGATAACTGGTTGGAAGCAGACGGAACCTGTAATTGTTGCTTTTCCTTGGATGTAACCTTAACACTGGCAACTCTATGCACATCatcctttcttttgttaCCAGTACTGATTTTCCTCATTAATGAGTTAATACCAGATTCACCAATTGGTGATGGTTGTTGCTGAGGAGGCGGGGTGGATTCGTTGATAGGATTAGCAGCATGCCGATTAAACGAATGTGAGGAAACATCTTCATGGGGAGAAGTGTAAGCCGCTTCTGGGAAAGGTAGGTTGAATGCAGGATTAGGAACATGGATACTCATATCAGGATTATGAGATTCAGTTTCAGATTGGATTTgttttggattcttcaaaggAGGTACTTGTCCTTTGTTTGAACTGGAGGACAAAAGTGGAGCAGGCTGAAGATTTTGAGTGTTATTTTCAGATTGATATTGCCCCACACCATTCTTGTTGGTATGTTGGTATTGCTGTGGAACAGGTTGGGTTACTATTCTATTTTGGGGTTCATGTACCATATTTGGATGTGGCGAAGTTACATTGAAA carries:
- a CDS encoding uncharacterized protein (PKUD0C05430) — protein: MPSPPIVPIAFSPARDTGNSSSPSNLSSESSTPSRSRISSRVFSGSVRGSRTPSLIIPVVSTSGTAEELEKDNDLVDIDVNLNDAETIQETDSQPGFFNEPSSPKLPARPPATPKRPNANDFKPESPEEYGMERVEGLEFSPASIHTSKTRHSARHDDGNDMGETLDSVLGKHSDSEPISVQNEKYLIANRENQIKHVVALLQKANLVVPDGVYFQKLRSSNSYIEVESELQAGSYDTGDFPTLFTLLLNSLRVAETAFSHASKLNPQTEKKLDTTIAGLPFLVNSSSEQKARFKSDISSIYSVLETIGELSIDEYVDINTNSVATVNLNALVAAFVFRFASKNILPQALVLALLLDTFIVKVSEESKEFSFLLLRAVEESDPSFFLYEKNPLGYVNSLIQSNEFWLNLVEQLFTNDKVSNVHPLGLTITLRNIVIHGTNSLVEVIVGLKNQLEIFGGDISKVDGPPLPVHCNILRYHREYTILNDSAASQLTSHTLEKLSAKHDELESILSRKKHAYDELLNNYKQLNEEKMSVSSKINKHKVENEKLAALKRQLAAQVEQALGQFDVIKQTMEKNRRVQELNETMVKEIDRLKKENKKLKS
- a CDS encoding uncharacterized protein (PKUD0C05440; similar to Saccharomyces cerevisiae YMR149W (SWP1); ancestral locus Anc_2.375), whose product is MRLTTIIHSAFALIATLLSCFCCTCHAIAIGKGLIRIDDQNFSIRETGVPLNLTDTRLSIAFTILRDGDSSEFVNPKQVMVSLSSPNIGSEFYLHPHLIEGKIYESNILVSDISSFLLSAEEIKVTVITGDPDTTYNDIISLGSIRPSAKLRQNKHVEYPDRFQAKPEIHHIFREPPKSLPTFVTLQFSLLLFTLLAVLFFSWRYFNAVNFENLGKLSPFTFAFLATIALFEYYFYDYYLGASIFTTLYRVAITGIVALFFGSKALNNLYSLRMEDNRKTV
- a CDS encoding uncharacterized protein (PKUD0C05450; similar to Saccharomyces cerevisiae YMR150C (IMP1); ancestral locus Anc_2.374); translated protein: MSSIIKDLTRIASLSIRSIAALHLFTSSCYEISQTEGASMLPTLQVHNDFCVVDKHYKNGNDIQMGDLIVARKPTQPDSWVCKRITGMPGDVVLLDPSRDNIERLRTNYMDATKKNSAHNIDCTNGDRITDGKGKNEALQGSKLEEFNSRFKELKVEKGWDRDPYDMYIIVPDGHVWVTGDNLSDSVDSRTYSVIPMGLIAGKIIIGMYLPNLMRFKGNYYRWLENTFTDC
- a CDS encoding uncharacterized protein (PKUD0C05460; Pfam Domains: Pkinase(3.1e-85)|KA1(2.2e-23)|Pkinase_Tyr(1.2e-17)): MSSNQESNQSYDINQLKIPKVRHQTSNVAQATPRMLRNASNSANLSDEYNINPDYQIPQRTPSKRLPSVHERTVSHSNQLESNHGLLPGMDANQGNHSPLRRRTTQQAPSTPSRINPNNQHHLTPQQKTPLQQQQQQQQQQQQQPPQQFHRRSIGDWEFTKTVGAGSMGKVKLAKHRLTQEVCAIKVVTRASKVWQRQHMNDAPTSDPNELAQRKKEYEKEIARDKRTIREAALGKILYHPYICRLYEMYSMSNHYYMLFEYVSGGQMLDYIVAHGSLKESQARKFCRGIGSALSYCHANNIVHRDLKIENIMITNHGEIKIIDFGLSNLYNHEHLLKTYCGSLYFAAPELLSAKPYRGPEVDIWSFGVVLFVLVCGRVPFDDKSVSNLHEKIKKGHIDYPNHLTPECVDLLKKMLVVDVTKRAKIGEILCHKWMNKGYGNIVNSYLPERIPLQLPLDPEIISEISNLNLGSNEVEIHSELTEILTSSYYHRCVSNWIAKRNGERYDPNLLDPTKGFHPLVSIYFLVKEMIARKRAKSLQNSNSNAAETFKQHSNPGQYVTPQIEQNPVFNVTSPHPNMVHEPQNRIVTQPVPQQYQHTNKNGVGQYQSENNTQNLQPAPLLSSSSNKGQVPPLKNPKQIQSETESHNPDMSIHVPNPAFNLPFPEAAYTSPHEDVSSHSFNRHAANPINESTPPPQQQPSPIGESGINSLMRKISTGNKRKDDVHRVASVKVTSKEKQQLQVPSASNQLSMSSATRKHIPHHQRATSAYTASIFNPENMQRQDQKPLQHSSSMRKYHPSARANSMGHSRKHSLTFTKSGTYTVDKNAPPLPSFNTNGTDYDGFFDDEMDNIVFDDNEKPMAKLTDKEIIEQFEKAPPNSMPSIEYPKTLFLKGFFSVQTTSTKPLPIIRYDIITVLPQLGVKFVEVKGGFICVHYPSIIDSPKKPFKSHTRASSISSPAKSIHEQQYHQPGIDNVMDDNNGNSNYVDHEGHLNKTNDTDGLKTPTLSDTSSNGLKSKGSLTNDQHAVDTTSYNSSDRLSNSSVVTPSKSNFGHRRKFSLGNGILGPRKGEKIVVSTDGQNYNVEYNIPNTPAPANLNRHSTDDSSESLTLDDTNGASDMLVSSRLEQQNYIRSPTIGGAQESACTKSRSSKTPLKFEIHIVKVPLVGLYGIQFKKVSGNTWLYKSLASEILSRLNL